The proteins below come from a single Demetria terragena DSM 11295 genomic window:
- a CDS encoding response regulator transcription factor encodes MTIRLLIADDQALVRGAMAALLDLETDLEVVAEVGRGDEVVAAAQDSRADVCLLDIEMPGGSGIEAARELRRDLPAVRSLIVTTFGRPGYLRSAMDAGASGFVVKDTPARELAEAVRRVHQGLRVVDPALATESLLGGPNPLTERERDVLRSALSGATVATIARTVNLSEGTVRNYLSSTIRKTDTATRVEAAHVAQERGWL; translated from the coding sequence ATGACGATTCGCCTACTGATCGCCGACGACCAGGCCCTTGTACGCGGAGCCATGGCCGCGTTGCTCGACCTAGAGACCGACCTGGAGGTCGTCGCCGAGGTCGGCCGTGGCGACGAAGTCGTCGCCGCAGCCCAGGACAGCCGAGCAGACGTGTGCCTGTTGGACATTGAGATGCCCGGAGGCTCTGGGATCGAGGCCGCTCGAGAACTCCGTCGCGACCTTCCAGCGGTTCGCTCGCTCATTGTGACCACCTTTGGTCGCCCTGGATACCTGCGCAGCGCCATGGACGCTGGCGCTTCTGGATTCGTCGTGAAAGACACCCCTGCGCGTGAGTTGGCCGAGGCGGTACGCCGCGTGCACCAGGGCCTCCGGGTCGTCGACCCGGCTCTCGCGACCGAGTCACTACTCGGCGGACCGAACCCGCTCACCGAGCGAGAACGGGACGTCCTACGCAGCGCGCTGAGTGGGGCAACCGTCGCGACGATCGCCCGCACGGTGAACCTCTCGGAAGGCACCGTCCGCAACTACCTCAGTTCGACAATTCGCAAGACCGACACGGCGACTCGCGTCGAGGCCGCTCACGTCGCTCAGGAACGCGGCTGGCTCTGA
- a CDS encoding sensor histidine kinase: MISSSSGDPSGRSEQQWDWLLGVIWLVFLGFPVATLITADISTVWSWLGIGVLVVFGLVYAHGIYRLDHHVEHYDVTRNSVWRLVVMVTLMFTLAPVLHEETSGMLPYVVSLALLGLPLVWGLAIWVASIAAAVAVPLVVGEPVATFLAGIIVLVGVTVLIIRTLEERAARSRVLEKEQEITQERDRVARDVHDVLGHSLTVATVKLELAERLIDLDTERAKAELAQVRSMTRQSLAEIRSTVSGLRIAQLSQEADHARHALRDAGIAAEIPIDPESVDPLHRSVLGWALREGVTNVVRHSGAANCTVAWGSDWLTVTDDGSGMGDRPEGNGIRGIRERVRPASGTVEITSGADGKGTEMKVQL; encoded by the coding sequence GTGATCTCATCGTCATCCGGCGACCCATCAGGGCGCTCCGAGCAGCAATGGGACTGGCTGCTCGGGGTGATCTGGCTAGTCTTCCTCGGTTTTCCGGTGGCCACGCTCATCACGGCGGACATCTCAACCGTCTGGTCCTGGCTCGGCATCGGGGTTCTCGTCGTTTTCGGACTTGTCTACGCCCACGGCATTTACCGACTCGACCATCATGTCGAGCACTACGACGTCACCCGCAACTCGGTCTGGCGTCTGGTCGTGATGGTGACCCTGATGTTCACACTCGCGCCGGTGCTTCACGAAGAGACCAGCGGGATGCTGCCCTACGTCGTCAGTCTGGCTCTGCTCGGCCTTCCCTTGGTGTGGGGTCTAGCGATCTGGGTGGCGAGTATCGCCGCTGCTGTGGCGGTTCCTCTCGTGGTGGGCGAGCCTGTCGCCACCTTTCTGGCCGGGATCATCGTCCTGGTGGGCGTCACGGTATTGATCATCCGCACGCTCGAAGAGCGCGCCGCTCGCAGCCGCGTGCTCGAGAAGGAGCAGGAGATCACCCAAGAACGTGACCGCGTGGCCCGTGACGTCCACGATGTCCTCGGCCACTCGTTGACGGTCGCGACAGTGAAACTCGAACTGGCGGAGCGCCTCATCGATCTTGACACTGAGCGCGCGAAAGCCGAGCTGGCACAGGTGCGTTCGATGACCCGACAGTCATTGGCCGAGATCCGTTCCACCGTCTCGGGCCTGCGCATCGCCCAACTGTCGCAGGAGGCGGACCACGCGCGTCACGCGCTCCGTGACGCCGGCATCGCGGCTGAGATCCCCATCGATCCAGAGAGCGTCGACCCACTGCATCGCAGTGTGCTCGGCTGGGCGCTACGCGAAGGGGTGACCAATGTCGTCCGCCACAGCGGTGCGGCCAACTGCACAGTCGCGTGGGGCTCGGACTGGCTGACGGTGACCGACGACGGGTCAGGTATGGGGGATCGCCCAGAGGGCAACGGGATTCGCGGAATCCGGGAGCGCGTACGACCTGCGAGTGGCACCGTCGAAATCACGTCCGGTGCCGATGGCAAGGGCACTGAGATGAAGGTGCAACTATGA